The Methanomicrobiales archaeon HGW-Methanomicrobiales-1 genome includes a region encoding these proteins:
- a CDS encoding 30S ribosomal protein S27ae encodes MAAPKKGAKAKGPQRGAHFKVEGDKITTAKKYCPRCGPGIMMADHKDRLTCGKCGYTEFRK; translated from the coding sequence ATGGCAGCGCCAAAGAAAGGAGCAAAAGCCAAGGGGCCCCAGAGGGGTGCGCACTTCAAGGTTGAAGGCGACAAGATCACCACCGCAAAGAAATACTGCCCGCGCTGCGGACCCGGTATCATGATGGCGGACCACAAGGATCGCCTTACCTGCGGCAAGTGCGGATATACCGAATTCAGAAAATAA
- a CDS encoding histone deacetylase: MVRCSAITGDIFARHEIETHDESSARLDAACSGLPEGIPTIKPGIAAEEDILRVHTRSHVNMIREFSSHGGQHFIDQSTYVNGESFEVASFATGATIEAVHRSIDGEHCFALVRPPGHHAEPDRAMGFCIFNNAAIAASVALDRVDRIAIIDWDLHHGNGTQKIFYQDDRVLYCSIHQGNIFPHTGWVDEIGSGNGKGYTINAPLRSGSTIADYRCVFERVFIPALERFRPDAVIISAGQDALSDDPKSGMLLCPGDFGTLTQMVRDATEHPLALVLEGGYGPSHGDAIAAIFSALNGSSNPSESKGEPHRTTLEIVAALNNLTT; encoded by the coding sequence ATGGTCAGGTGTTCCGCAATTACCGGGGATATTTTCGCCCGGCATGAGATCGAAACCCATGATGAGAGCAGTGCCCGCCTGGATGCAGCGTGTTCAGGATTACCAGAGGGCATACCGACCATTAAACCGGGCATTGCAGCCGAAGAAGATATTCTTCGCGTCCATACCCGTTCACATGTCAATATGATACGCGAATTTTCTTCGCACGGGGGACAGCATTTCATTGACCAGAGCACCTATGTCAACGGGGAGTCATTCGAGGTCGCTTCCTTTGCAACCGGTGCTACGATCGAAGCGGTGCACCGTTCAATCGATGGCGAACATTGTTTTGCCCTTGTCCGCCCTCCAGGGCATCACGCAGAGCCGGACAGGGCGATGGGATTCTGTATTTTTAATAATGCGGCGATTGCAGCATCTGTTGCTCTTGACCGGGTTGATCGCATCGCTATTATTGACTGGGATCTTCATCACGGAAACGGGACACAAAAGATCTTTTACCAAGACGATCGGGTGCTCTATTGCTCCATCCACCAGGGGAATATTTTTCCCCATACCGGCTGGGTAGATGAGATCGGTTCAGGGAACGGAAAAGGGTATACCATCAATGCACCCCTGCGATCAGGATCAACTATTGCAGATTACCGGTGCGTCTTTGAGCGGGTATTCATCCCCGCACTTGAACGGTTCAGGCCGGATGCAGTAATCATCTCTGCGGGCCAGGATGCGCTCTCAGATGACCCGAAAAGCGGTATGCTGTTATGTCCTGGGGATTTTGGCACATTGACCCAAATGGTGCGGGATGCAACAGAACATCCTCTCGCATTAGTCCTTGAAGGGGGATATGGCCCTTCACATGGCGATGCCATCGCAGCCATATTCTCTGCCCTCAACGGATCATCCAATCCTTCAGAATCAAAGGGAGAACCGCACAGAACGACACTGGAGATTGTTGCTGCACTCAATAACCTGACAACCTGA
- a CDS encoding 30S ribosomal protein S24e → MDFEITSDKRNELLSRREVQFTLKYDGATPSRMQIIGKLCALLNIKEHQVTLDTLHSSFGKTEISGSARIYETEEVRNKTERPHLAARGMPKPKEEA, encoded by the coding sequence ATGGACTTTGAGATCACCAGCGATAAAAGAAATGAGCTTTTATCCAGAAGAGAGGTTCAGTTTACCCTCAAATACGATGGAGCGACCCCCTCCCGCATGCAGATCATCGGCAAACTCTGTGCACTGCTCAACATAAAGGAGCACCAGGTTACTCTTGATACGCTGCACAGCAGCTTCGGTAAAACTGAAATCAGCGGTTCAGCCCGCATCTATGAGACCGAAGAGGTCAGGAACAAGACAGAACGCCCGCACCTTGCAGCGCGCGGCATGCCAAAGCCCAAGGAAGAGGCATAA
- a CDS encoding nucleotide-binding protein: MMPAQFQVDLFDELRMLVGAFDPVVLPGIIKELNGLSRAKGRDGAAARCGLTLAEKCTIAQITDLKANTVDEQVIEYAAQNKCLVVTNDRRVRDALFAQGIGVISLRNQKKLEILRR, encoded by the coding sequence ATGATGCCGGCGCAGTTCCAGGTTGATCTCTTCGATGAGCTTCGGATGCTCGTCGGGGCATTTGACCCGGTGGTTCTCCCCGGAATAATAAAGGAACTCAACGGGTTGTCCCGGGCAAAAGGCCGGGATGGTGCCGCTGCACGCTGCGGCCTTACGCTGGCTGAAAAATGCACCATTGCACAGATCACAGATCTGAAGGCAAACACGGTTGATGAACAGGTAATCGAATATGCAGCCCAAAACAAATGTCTGGTAGTCACCAATGACCGGCGCGTGAGAGATGCGCTGTTTGCACAGGGTATCGGTGTAATTTCATTAAGAAATCAGAAAAAACTGGAGATTTTACGGAGGTAA
- a CDS encoding DNA-directed RNA polymerase subunit E'', with protein sequence MPPANKKKQGKVCRDCHRVVEGENCVICGTTNLSEDWSGYLVIIDPENSEVAKRMNIKLPGRYALKVR encoded by the coding sequence ATGCCTCCGGCGAATAAGAAGAAACAAGGGAAGGTCTGCCGTGACTGTCACCGCGTTGTTGAAGGCGAGAACTGTGTCATCTGCGGCACCACCAACTTAAGCGAGGACTGGTCCGGTTACCTCGTTATCATTGATCCGGAAAATTCCGAAGTGGCAAAAAGGATGAATATTAAACTCCCTGGCCGCTACGCACTGAAGGTCCGTTGA
- a CDS encoding translation initiation factor IF-2 subunit gamma: protein MHDVTVPSVNIGVVGHVDHGKTTLVNALTGTWTDRHSEEVKRGISIRLGYADATFYRCDKCEGTEAFSTRAECPTCSGTGTPFRSISFVDAPGHETLMATMLSGSALMDGAMLVIAASEKCPQPQTKEHLMALELVGIKNIVIVQTKIDVVSQKEAIDNYHEIKAFVKGTIAENAPIVPVSSQKGINMGALVQALDSTIPEPVRDPDAEPLMLIARSFDINKPGCNWKDVKGGVVGGSLIRGILRADEKIEIRPGRQVQVENKIKWIPITTTITSINAGSKHVEAATPGGLLGVGTKLDPALTKSDALAGQVLGHEGKLPPVWEKIRCSVTLMERVVGATSELIIEPLKHSEPLMLSVGTAVTVGVVSNTKKDHVEIALKRPVCAEIGSRIAISRQVGARWRLIGMGVLGE, encoded by the coding sequence TTGCACGATGTGACAGTTCCCAGTGTCAATATAGGAGTTGTGGGTCATGTCGACCATGGTAAGACCACACTCGTCAATGCGCTTACCGGTACATGGACAGACCGACACAGCGAGGAGGTGAAGCGGGGTATCTCAATCCGGCTCGGATATGCTGACGCGACTTTTTACCGGTGCGATAAGTGTGAAGGAACAGAAGCCTTCTCAACACGCGCCGAATGCCCGACCTGTAGTGGAACCGGTACACCATTCCGCTCCATATCATTTGTTGATGCTCCCGGGCACGAAACACTCATGGCCACGATGCTGTCCGGCTCGGCCCTTATGGACGGGGCGATGCTTGTTATCGCTGCCAGCGAGAAATGCCCGCAGCCCCAGACAAAAGAGCATCTGATGGCACTGGAGCTTGTCGGCATCAAAAATATCGTCATTGTCCAGACCAAAATCGATGTGGTAAGCCAGAAAGAAGCGATCGACAACTACCACGAGATCAAGGCATTTGTCAAGGGCACCATTGCAGAAAATGCGCCCATTGTTCCCGTCTCATCCCAGAAGGGGATCAACATGGGAGCACTCGTGCAGGCTCTTGACAGCACAATTCCTGAACCGGTGCGGGATCCGGATGCGGAACCATTGATGCTGATCGCCCGTTCATTTGACATCAATAAACCCGGCTGTAACTGGAAGGATGTGAAAGGCGGTGTTGTCGGTGGGTCTCTTATCCGGGGCATCCTCCGCGCAGATGAGAAGATCGAGATCCGCCCGGGCAGACAGGTGCAGGTCGAGAACAAGATCAAGTGGATTCCTATCACGACAACGATCACCTCCATCAATGCAGGTTCCAAGCACGTGGAAGCGGCCACTCCCGGAGGGCTCCTCGGGGTGGGCACGAAGCTCGATCCAGCCCTGACCAAGAGCGATGCGCTTGCCGGCCAGGTGCTTGGACACGAGGGCAAGCTTCCCCCGGTCTGGGAGAAGATCCGGTGCAGTGTAACCCTGATGGAGCGGGTTGTTGGCGCTACAAGCGAGCTTATCATCGAGCCGCTCAAGCACAGCGAACCGTTGATGCTCTCAGTCGGTACCGCAGTCACCGTGGGTGTTGTGAGCAATACCAAGAAAGATCATGTTGAGATTGCGCTGAAGCGACCCGTATGTGCAGAGATCGGTTCAAGGATCGCTATCAGCCGGCAGGTGGGAGCACGCTGGCGGTTAATCGGGATGGGTGTGCTGGGCGAGTGA
- a CDS encoding DNA-directed RNA polymerase, whose translation MYHKLMLEDKVRVPPPRLGEKLEKVILEVLQEQLEGSIDKEIGIFICVTKVKDVGEGELVPGDGGVYYDVKFEAMVLRLGLQEVIEGLVVETTSFGAFVSLGPIDAMLHVSQISDEYINYDEKNARLICQESKRFIGVGDVVRVRVVTLSLNEREPRDSKIGLTMRQAGLGTALWLEEDMNKEKEKANNPDGAVKETPLKSKGKRKEHASGE comes from the coding sequence ATGTATCACAAATTGATGCTTGAGGATAAGGTGCGGGTGCCCCCCCCAAGACTGGGCGAGAAACTCGAAAAAGTGATTCTTGAAGTCCTGCAGGAGCAGCTCGAAGGCAGCATCGACAAGGAGATCGGGATCTTCATCTGCGTAACAAAAGTAAAGGACGTAGGAGAAGGAGAACTCGTTCCCGGTGACGGTGGTGTATACTACGATGTGAAGTTTGAGGCAATGGTCCTCAGGCTCGGGTTACAGGAAGTCATCGAAGGACTGGTTGTCGAAACCACGAGCTTCGGTGCATTCGTGAGCCTCGGTCCCATCGATGCAATGCTCCATGTCAGCCAGATTTCAGACGAGTATATCAACTACGATGAAAAGAACGCCCGACTCATATGCCAGGAATCCAAGAGATTTATTGGCGTAGGCGATGTGGTCCGCGTTCGCGTAGTTACTCTCTCGTTAAACGAACGAGAACCGCGTGACAGCAAGATCGGTCTGACCATGCGCCAGGCGGGCCTTGGCACCGCACTCTGGCTCGAAGAAGACATGAACAAGGAGAAAGAGAAGGCCAACAACCCGGATGGTGCAGTAAAAGAAACGCCGCTGAAATCAAAGGGCAAGAGGAAGGAGCATGCCTCCGGCGAATAA
- a CDS encoding DUF359 domain-containing protein, translated as MLTLPEEHRKLFKEPFGELHQNIKEIIPLISNATVYAVGDVVTHNLQRNGITPAIAVIDGQTMRSPCSRMPSLQGECINVKNPAGTITDELIQALTYAVNHPPVTINVDGEEDLAVIPLILAAPLGAIVLYGQPHKGVVMRTVNREAQETAQQFLDHFIRSDA; from the coding sequence ATGCTCACCCTTCCCGAAGAGCACCGTAAGCTCTTCAAGGAACCATTCGGGGAATTACACCAGAATATCAAGGAGATTATCCCTTTAATCTCCAATGCTACCGTGTACGCGGTGGGTGATGTCGTCACCCACAACCTCCAGCGGAACGGGATCACTCCCGCCATTGCGGTGATTGATGGGCAGACTATGAGATCCCCCTGCAGCCGGATGCCTTCACTTCAGGGGGAGTGCATTAACGTGAAAAATCCCGCCGGGACCATCACTGACGAGTTGATCCAGGCACTCACGTACGCGGTCAACCATCCGCCGGTGACCATCAATGTAGATGGGGAAGAAGACCTCGCAGTTATCCCCCTCATTCTCGCAGCTCCCTTAGGAGCAATCGTGCTCTATGGCCAGCCGCACAAGGGAGTTGTTATGCGCACGGTAAACCGTGAAGCACAAGAGACTGCACAGCAATTCCTTGACCATTTTATACGCTCTGATGCATAA
- a CDS encoding DUF2098 domain-containing protein, whose amino-acid sequence MLSEEVVQGMRVRYPRTGTAGTILRIERIRGEVFAELDSTNLLYRIDQLIPASSSDKKTTVTISEDAKKIIEREQAFAAGNGMTEALKNIDQSCEGGG is encoded by the coding sequence ATGTTATCCGAAGAGGTTGTCCAGGGTATGAGAGTGCGGTACCCGAGAACAGGGACAGCCGGCACTATCCTTCGCATCGAACGCATCCGGGGGGAGGTATTTGCCGAGTTGGACAGTACAAATCTCCTGTACCGTATTGACCAGCTGATCCCGGCATCCAGTTCAGATAAAAAAACTACCGTGACCATAAGTGAAGATGCAAAAAAAATCATTGAACGGGAACAGGCATTTGCTGCGGGAAATGGGATGACAGAAGCGTTAAAAAATATCGATCAGAGTTGTGAGGGCGGGGGTTAA